Sequence from the Candidatus Binatia bacterium genome:
AACTTCCTGACGTTTCCGGGCACCGGCGGAAAACTGATCCGAGCCTCGGGACGATACGTCACGATTTGGCGGCGAACGCCGGGCGGCGCTTGGAAGTGCGTTGTCGATACGTGGAATTCGCGGTAAGCCGTTCGGGCATCGGAAGCGATTCGCTCGATGCCGTCGCGGTCTACGCGCGTGTCGCCCTTCGACTCCGCTCAGGGTGACACGGGAGCGCGCCATCGCTCGGGTGACACGGGAGCGCGCCATCGCTCAGGGTGACACGGGAGCGCGCCATCGCTCGGGTGACACGGCGGTAATTCCGTGCCAAAAAGCGAGGCCTGGCTATATCCAAGTCGGTACGATCTTGGCGGCCAGGTAACGCGGGAGTAATCCGTTTCGTCCAACCGAAGGTGGGCCTTGGAGGAAGCACGCCTTGTTTAATTCGGCTTGCCGGCACATTGTGTCGATCGTCGTCTGCCTGGCCTACACCGGATGTAGCGGAGGTTCCGAAACGCTACCGCCACCGGCCGGTCCACCGCCGCCGGTCGTCCTCGGCCGCGGCACCGTTGCCGTGGTCGACCGCACCGCCACGGCAACGCGCATCCTGATCTTCCCGCCGCACAGCGACAAGTTCACCCGAGAGATTTCCATCGGCGCTCAGCACTTAGCTGCAAACTCGCTGGCATTCGACCGGCTGGGGCACCTCTACGTCGGCATCGACAACCCTACAGGGAACGGCAAGTATGAGGTGATCGAGATCAACGTTCAGAGCCGCAAACTCGTTCGTGAAATCACCGACCTGCCGTCCTGGTCCCACAGTTCGGTAGCAACCGATGACGAGAACGTCCTTTACGTTAACACCAAGGCGTTTGCGGGCGGCGACGTCAAGCTGTATCGGCAGGGGGACACGAAGCCCTGGCGTGAGATCAAAGACCCGCATAGCCCGTTTACCATCCTGGTCGCTCGCGGCGCGCTCTGGGTGGGATACGAGGGATTGGTTGCCGACGCGTTGGCGAGGTATCGTCTCCGCTCGACCGATCGAACCTGGTTTCAGAACGTACTCAATTATTTGCCGCTCGGACTCGCCGTGAATCCGGAGGCTACGCTGGTCGCGGCGAGGTCGCGGCGCAACTCAAAAAGCACCGTTCAGATAGTCGACGTCAAGTCCGGTAAGCGCAATCAAATCTTCGAGGGCAGCCCGCGGACGATAGCAGCCGACGACTCCGGCAACCTCTATATCGCGGAGCAGCACGGCAAGATTTACCCTTGCACGTTCCATGCCTGTTCGCAATTCTTCGACACCGACGCTACGAACATGGCGATTGCCGTGAGTCCGCTCGATGGCATGCTCTACGTCGCCTGCGCCGGGAAGTCGAGCGTCCAAGTTTATGATCCGCAAACCCGAAACCGCGTGATGTACATTCCGATTTCGGGAGTTCCGAGCCAGCTCGCCATCGAGCCGTAGCGGCGCGTAATCTAGCCGCTAGAGGCGTCCGGCGCCACGGCGGGGTAGATGCTCGCCATGAGTGAGCGCGACGGATTGCCGTACCGCACCGACGACGATGACGTCATAACGCCCGACGTGGCGCCTCGTGACGACCAGCCGATTTCGCCGGCGGACGCAGTGCACTTGGAGCAAGAGAAATACGGCGAGACCACGGCCGACGAAAACCGCGGCGACCAGTGGGACGAGCACCACGGAGAAGCCGGCGATATCGTTTAGGACCCGGCGAACGTTTTAAGGCGTTATCTCGTAGACGCCTCCGTTGCCATCGCGTTGGGGGCCCCCTTTGGTCGTGCCGTAGAGGCTGCCGCCGTGCGCGACGAGTCCCGCCCAAGGATGGGTGCTGACAAAGCCTTTGAAGTGGTGCACCACGCGGAACGCGCCGTCGGGACTGACTTCGAATACGGTCCCATCCCGATTAAATCCGCCACTGCTGGCGGTTCCGTAAAGTAAACTCTTGAAGCGCGCGAGCTCCGAGCGAGGATTCGTGCCCTCTACGCCGCTGCGGGGAAACGAATGCACGACCCGTTCCGAGCCATTCGTTTTCACTTCATAGATCGCACCGGCATCGCCGCTCCCGCCACGGAGTGTGGCTCCGTACAGCGAACCGTCGACGACCGTCGGCCCGCTCTCCGGGTAGTAGCCGGTGTCGTTGCCCTCGAAGCTGTACAGCACGCGTTCTTTTCCGTCGGATGCGATCTCAAAGACGGTCCCTCGATCGTACGCGCCGCCGGCGCTGGTCGTGCCGTAGAGGTTCCGATCCAAGAGCACCAGCCGGCCTTCGGGCGCGCGGCCGTCGCGCCCACCCCCATGCTGACCGGTAAAGTTATGCAGCACGTGCTCGTGCCCGTCGGGCGTCATGGAAAACACCGTGCCGAAGTTATCCGTTCCACCGGTTTCGGTCGTGCCGAAGAACACGCCGCCGACCGCGATGAGATCGCTCTTCGGAAGGCTGCCTTTCGCATCCGAGAAGCTGTACAGGACGCGATACGTCCCATCGCCTTTGATCTCGAAGAACGTGCCGCGGTCGTTCGCTCCGCCTTTTTGCGTAACGCCGTAGAGAACGCCGGCGCCTGCGATCAGACCGGCCGTCGGGTACGCACCGTCCGAGGGCGGTCCCGAGAAGCTGTAAAGCACGCGTTCGCTGCCGTCGGCCTTCACTTCGTACACCGTACCCTTGTCGTTGGCGCCGCCGCGCTCAGTCGTGCCGTAAAAGGCGCCGTCGCGAACGGCGAGCGGCGCAAACGGCAAGCGTCCGTCGGGCGCCCCCTTGAAACCGTAGATCCAGCGAAAGTCCGTCGCCGCCGGCCGCACTCGTGCCTGCGAAAGGCGAGACACCGGCGCGCGCGCGAAGGCTAAGGAAGACCGAGACATTGCATC
This genomic interval carries:
- a CDS encoding choice-of-anchor tandem repeat GloVer-containing protein, with translation MSRLSQARVRPAATDFRWIYGFKGAPDGRLPFAPLAVRDGAFYGTTERGGANDKGTVYEVKADGSERVLYSFSGPPSDGAYPTAGLIAGAGVLYGVTQKGGANDRGTFFEIKGDGTYRVLYSFSDAKGSLPKSDLIAVGGVFFGTTETGGTDNFGTVFSMTPDGHEHVLHNFTGQHGGGRDGRAPEGRLVLLDRNLYGTTSAGGAYDRGTVFEIASDGKERVLYSFEGNDTGYYPESGPTVVDGSLYGATLRGGSGDAGAIYEVKTNGSERVVHSFPRSGVEGTNPRSELARFKSLLYGTASSGGFNRDGTVFEVSPDGAFRVVHHFKGFVSTHPWAGLVAHGGSLYGTTKGGPQRDGNGGVYEITP